The DNA window CAGTGCCGATCGACCTTCGCCCGAAGGAGGCCCCCGCTTTGCTCGGGGTCAGCACATCCAGGTTTCACCGATGGATCAACCGTGCCGGAGACGAGTGGCGCCCCATCAAACGCGGCAAGGTAAGGCCGCGAGATCCGAGGATATTCAAGGCCGGCCAGAAAGGCACGAAACATGAAATCCGCATGTCGGGATCGTTGCTACACAGGCCAACGCATCAGGAGAACACACGAGGAACCGGGTTGTGTTCCAGACAAAAGAAAACCAGCCAACCAGCTGATTTTCTTTGGAGTATGGTGCGGTCGAGAAGACTCGAACTTCCACGGGAGTTACCCCACAGCGACCTCAACGCTGCGCGTCTACCAATTCCGCCACGACCGCACGTGTCGGCTAGTGCGGCGGTTCATAACGAGTCGGATCGGGGATGTGAAGGGGCATTTTTGCGTTTTTTGCGCCGCCGGGTGCGGCGCAGCGACAGGGCGCCACAAGCCCCCGAAATCCGGCGCAGCCTTCGCGCCCGGGCCCGCCCCGAAAGTCCTCTGGCGCAGGGTTTGCCCGCTGCGCCGGGACCGGCCTTGGCCGCGACATCGCCGCCATCGCCCGAGACAAGGGATCGGAGGGCGGGGGCATCAGCGCAAGGCAGCCCATTGCAACTTTCGCCGTCATGCCGACATGTCTGTGCTGACGGCCACGAACGCGCCGGCCTCCGCCCGAAGGCAGGACCGCCTGCCCCGGCGGGGCTGGCCGCGACAGAAGGAAGACCTGAGCATGGAGCCGGAATGGCTTGAACTGAAAGACCTTTCTCCTTACGAGGAGACGGTTGCCGCAATGGAGACCAGAGCGACAGAGATCGCAGCCGGACAGGCCCGCGAGGCGATCTGGCTGGTCGAACATCCACCGCTTTATACCGCAGGCACCTCGGCACGGGCCGAAGACCTGACCGATCCGGGCCGGTTTCCGGTCTACGAGACCCGGCGCGGCGGCCAGTTCACCTATCACGGGCCGGGCCAGAGGGTGGTCTATGTCATGCTCGATGTGGGACGCCGCGGCCATGACGTGCGCCGCTTCGTCTGGCAACTGGAGCAATGGGTGATCGAGACCCTCGCCGAATTCAATGTCCGGGGCGAGCGGCGTCCGGGCCGGGTCGGGGTCTGGGTGGTCCGCCCCGATCTGCCGCCCGGGCCGTCGGGCGCGCCGCGCGAGGACAAGATCGCCGCCATCGGCGTGCGTCTGCGGCGCTGGGTCAGCTTCCACGGGCTCTCGATCAATGTCGAACCGGATCTCGGGCATTTCGACGGGATCGTGCCCTGCGGCATCCGCGGCCATGGCGTCACCAGCCTGGTCGATCTGGGGCTGCCGGTGACGATGGGCGATGTCGATACCGCGTT is part of the Rhodovulum sp. MB263 genome and encodes:
- the lipB gene encoding lipoyl(octanoyl) transferase LipB, whose amino-acid sequence is MEPEWLELKDLSPYEETVAAMETRATEIAAGQAREAIWLVEHPPLYTAGTSARAEDLTDPGRFPVYETRRGGQFTYHGPGQRVVYVMLDVGRRGHDVRRFVWQLEQWVIETLAEFNVRGERRPGRVGVWVVRPDLPPGPSGAPREDKIAAIGVRLRRWVSFHGLSINVEPDLGHFDGIVPCGIRGHGVTSLVDLGLPVTMGDVDTALRQSFSRVFGPLPPENDA